The following proteins are co-located in the Thermus thermophilus HB8 genome:
- a CDS encoding polyprenyl synthetase family protein — MTDLEAPLRRFEEALSELVQSDVLFIRLIHQDLVTAGGKRIRPRLVFLASRALGGAPFELELALAVELLHSATLLHDDLIDDAETRRGKEAAFRKYGNAVSVLSGDFLLSRLLHVIAKTGRMELVERFAEVAKTLSEGEVLQFQVAALEDYSLENYERIITAKTAVLMALATEGPALLLGAESGVREALYRYGLLYGQAFQMRDDYLDLMGTPEVLGKPVGGDLREGKATLIPLLLMERYPEVREVLRRRAREAGDLERVRALARESGAAEEAVRRIRERAEAAAQALEALPPSPFREALRELALKEAERVR; from the coding sequence GTGACCGATCTCGAGGCCCCCCTCCGCCGCTTTGAAGAGGCCCTTTCCGAGCTCGTCCAGTCCGACGTCCTCTTCATCCGCCTCATCCACCAGGACCTGGTGACGGCGGGGGGGAAGCGCATCCGGCCCAGGCTCGTCTTTCTGGCCTCGAGGGCCTTAGGGGGGGCGCCCTTTGAGCTGGAGCTCGCCCTGGCGGTGGAGCTCCTCCACTCCGCCACCCTCCTCCACGACGACCTCATTGACGACGCCGAGACCAGGCGGGGCAAGGAGGCGGCCTTCCGCAAGTACGGGAACGCCGTTTCCGTGCTTTCCGGGGACTTCCTCCTCTCAAGGCTCCTTCACGTCATCGCCAAGACGGGGCGGATGGAGCTCGTGGAGCGGTTCGCCGAGGTGGCCAAGACCCTCTCCGAAGGCGAGGTCCTCCAGTTCCAGGTGGCGGCCCTCGAGGACTACTCCCTGGAGAACTACGAGCGGATCATTACCGCCAAGACGGCAGTCCTCATGGCCCTCGCCACGGAGGGCCCCGCCCTTCTTCTCGGGGCGGAAAGCGGGGTGCGGGAGGCCCTTTACCGCTACGGCCTCCTCTACGGCCAGGCCTTCCAGATGCGGGACGATTACCTGGACCTCATGGGGACGCCGGAGGTCCTAGGCAAGCCCGTGGGCGGGGACCTGCGGGAGGGCAAGGCCACCCTCATCCCCCTCCTCCTCATGGAGCGCTACCCCGAGGTGCGGGAGGTGCTCAGGCGCCGGGCCCGGGAGGCCGGGGACCTGGAACGGGTGCGGGCCCTGGCCCGGGAGAGCGGGGCGGCCGAGGAGGCGGTGCGCCGCATCCGGGAGCGGGCCGAGGCCGCGGCCCAGGCCCTGGAGGCCCTGCCTCCGAGCCCCTTCCGGGAGGCCTTGCGGGAGCTCGCCCTGAAGGAGGCGGAGCGGGTCCGCTAG